One window of Phycisphaeraceae bacterium genomic DNA carries:
- the pdxA gene encoding 4-hydroxythreonine-4-phosphate dehydrogenase PdxA, which yields MSSASRPKVAISLGDPGGIGPEVIVKALADSALRKQAHFRILGAQAPLDAAAHSAGIEPFWWRVNANTPAAETAGVHDVVLLDYEPGGSSHAARVTKSSGELSFRFVDDAIAQSKLPQSHALHADAIVTGPISKAAWAAAGHGQFPGHTELLAQRFGVKYFGMMFHASKAPSLREGVGGREAAFQCVQPHDLNVILATAHVPLMDVRNVLTIGRVSETIDLGSSACKTLGIARPRIAVCGLNPHAGEDGLLGDEDQRIIEPAIKIARNNGIDVSGPFPGDTIFIAALQGKFDLVVAMYHDQGLIPVKLLARDRAVNMTVGLPVIRTSPDHGTAFDIAGKNLADPGSMRRAILLALRMLAAR from the coding sequence GTGAGCAGCGCTTCCCGTCCCAAAGTCGCAATCTCGCTCGGCGATCCCGGCGGCATCGGCCCCGAAGTGATCGTCAAGGCTCTCGCCGACTCGGCGCTGAGAAAGCAGGCTCACTTCCGGATCCTCGGCGCACAGGCTCCGCTCGATGCCGCCGCACACTCAGCGGGCATCGAGCCATTCTGGTGGCGCGTCAACGCAAATACTCCCGCCGCGGAAACCGCGGGCGTTCACGATGTCGTCCTTCTCGACTACGAGCCGGGCGGTTCGTCGCATGCGGCGCGAGTGACAAAATCGTCCGGCGAGCTTTCCTTCCGATTCGTGGACGACGCGATCGCGCAATCGAAGTTGCCGCAGTCTCACGCGCTCCACGCCGACGCGATCGTGACCGGTCCGATCAGCAAAGCCGCCTGGGCCGCGGCGGGCCACGGCCAATTTCCAGGCCACACCGAACTTCTCGCGCAGCGCTTCGGCGTCAAGTACTTCGGCATGATGTTTCATGCTTCCAAAGCCCCTTCCCTGAGGGAAGGGGTTGGGGGAAGGGAGGCGGCTTTTCAATGCGTCCAACCCCACGACCTCAACGTCATCCTCGCCACTGCACACGTGCCGCTGATGGATGTCCGAAACGTACTCACGATCGGGCGGGTTTCCGAAACGATCGATCTGGGATCGAGTGCCTGCAAAACGCTCGGCATCGCTCGCCCGCGCATCGCGGTCTGCGGTCTGAACCCGCACGCAGGAGAAGACGGACTACTCGGTGACGAAGATCAGCGGATCATCGAGCCCGCCATCAAGATTGCACGAAACAACGGGATCGATGTCTCGGGGCCCTTCCCCGGCGACACGATCTTCATCGCGGCGCTCCAGGGAAAGTTCGACCTCGTCGTCGCGATGTATCACGACCAGGGCCTGATCCCGGTGAAATTGCTCGCACGCGACCGCGCTGTCAACATGACCGTGGGGCTTCCGGTGATTCGAACCAGCCCGGATCACGGAACCGCGTTCGATATCGCCGGTAAGAATCTCGCCGATCCGGGGAGCATGCGTCGTGCGATCCTGCTCGCGCTCCGGATGCTCGCGGCACGCTGA
- the tadA gene encoding Flp pilus assembly complex ATPase component TadA, whose product MAKYNIDDILNELGIEKPTRALPSGNTECAATPPGQKRVSVDDLGGMPASVRAAGPDAQEMALSPIPAVPANQRAFGELSKTRDGTDETSIVPSHDPAVKQNLPAAPRSSVGSAMSDLYRPEAASGALARGGADLAEYLLSRGLVPPDRMTVAQGVLKQSPGRRLADILIEQGIDEVVIQRAVAELAGIPFERIDLSKGLDGGFDGRLLQQLTPDFCKKNGVLPLRMDGGRVVLGVTRADDVFLLDEIKGRLRVAGIKVVMITSFDLRGAMEIVGAGREEAAVDVSELLAEVNEGDVQVEKKESNEVNLEKEAGESPVIRYVNYIIQTAVKEGASDIHVEPAEKKLRVRFRIDGELFEMMNPPGAMSAAITSRLKIMANLDISERRLPQDGRIRCVVQGRKLDLRVSTLPTGYGEKTVMRILDTKSINVELDNLGFHTDTLEVWRKIIDSPHGIVLVTGPTGSGKTTTLYSSLRKLDKNTMNISTVEDPIEYHLDGITQTQMHEKIGMNFAAALKSLLRQDPDVIMLGEIRDMETAHIAVQAALTGHLVLSTLHTNDAPSSITRLVNIGLEPFLVGAAVNGVLAQRLIRRLCTHCKAEEAPSADMIEYLSMQGLPTDKLWAAKGCERCRNTGYAGRVGIYELLTVDDQLRDVIARNPNVSEFRRMCIERGMVTLRMDGVRKVAQGLTTISEILRVTEANA is encoded by the coding sequence GTGGCCAAGTACAACATCGACGACATCCTCAACGAGCTGGGCATTGAAAAGCCCACCAGGGCGCTTCCCTCCGGAAACACGGAGTGCGCCGCCACGCCGCCCGGTCAGAAGCGAGTGAGTGTTGACGATCTCGGCGGGATGCCGGCTTCGGTGCGTGCCGCAGGGCCGGATGCTCAAGAGATGGCGCTCAGTCCCATTCCTGCAGTGCCCGCCAATCAGCGCGCCTTTGGAGAGCTCTCCAAGACCCGAGACGGCACCGACGAGACTTCGATCGTGCCCAGCCACGACCCGGCCGTCAAACAGAATCTGCCCGCGGCACCGCGCTCGTCCGTGGGCAGCGCGATGTCCGACCTCTACCGCCCGGAAGCGGCTTCGGGTGCTCTGGCACGGGGCGGGGCCGATCTCGCCGAATACCTTCTCAGCCGGGGCCTTGTCCCGCCCGATCGCATGACGGTCGCGCAGGGAGTGTTGAAGCAATCACCCGGCCGTCGCCTCGCCGACATCCTGATCGAGCAGGGAATCGATGAAGTCGTCATCCAGCGCGCCGTCGCCGAGCTCGCGGGCATCCCGTTCGAGCGGATCGACCTTTCCAAGGGGCTCGACGGCGGATTCGATGGGCGGCTCCTGCAGCAGCTCACCCCCGATTTCTGCAAGAAGAACGGTGTGCTCCCGCTCCGGATGGACGGAGGGCGCGTCGTGCTCGGCGTGACTCGCGCGGACGACGTGTTCCTCCTCGACGAGATCAAGGGCAGGCTCCGCGTCGCCGGCATCAAGGTCGTGATGATCACGAGCTTCGACCTGCGCGGCGCGATGGAAATCGTCGGCGCAGGCAGGGAAGAAGCCGCGGTCGACGTTTCCGAGCTGCTCGCCGAGGTGAACGAGGGCGACGTTCAGGTCGAGAAAAAAGAGAGCAACGAAGTCAACCTCGAGAAAGAGGCCGGCGAGTCGCCGGTCATCCGCTACGTCAACTACATCATTCAGACCGCCGTCAAGGAAGGCGCGTCGGACATCCACGTCGAACCCGCGGAAAAGAAGCTCCGAGTGCGCTTCCGGATCGACGGCGAACTCTTCGAGATGATGAACCCGCCGGGCGCGATGTCCGCCGCGATCACCAGCCGCCTGAAGATCATGGCGAACCTCGATATCTCCGAGCGGCGACTTCCCCAGGACGGGCGTATCCGCTGCGTCGTGCAGGGCCGCAAGCTCGACCTGCGTGTCTCGACGCTGCCGACCGGTTACGGCGAAAAAACCGTGATGCGTATCTTGGACACCAAGAGCATCAACGTGGAGCTCGACAATCTCGGCTTCCACACCGACACGCTTGAAGTCTGGCGCAAGATCATCGATTCGCCGCACGGCATCGTGCTCGTCACGGGTCCGACCGGCTCGGGTAAGACCACGACTCTGTACTCGTCGCTGCGCAAGCTCGACAAGAACACCATGAACATCTCGACGGTCGAAGACCCGATCGAGTATCACCTCGATGGCATCACGCAGACGCAGATGCACGAGAAGATCGGGATGAACTTCGCCGCGGCGCTCAAGAGCCTCCTGCGTCAGGACCCCGACGTGATCATGCTGGGCGAAATCCGCGATATGGAAACCGCGCACATCGCGGTGCAGGCGGCGCTCACCGGCCACCTGGTGCTCAGCACGCTCCACACCAACGACGCGCCCTCTTCGATCACGCGCCTGGTCAACATCGGCCTCGAGCCCTTCCTCGTCGGTGCCGCCGTCAACGGCGTGCTCGCGCAGCGGCTCATCCGGCGCCTCTGTACGCATTGCAAGGCTGAGGAAGCGCCGAGCGCCGACATGATCGAGTATCTGTCGATGCAGGGATTGCCGACGGACAAGCTCTGGGCCGCCAAAGGGTGCGAGCGCTGCCGCAACACCGGCTACGCGGGCCGCGTCGGTATCTACGAACTCCTGACGGTGGACGATCAACTCCGCGACGTGATCGCCCGAAACCCCAACGTCTCCGAATTCCGGCGCATGTGCATCGAGCGCGGCATGGTCACGCTCCGCATGGACGGCGTCCGCAAAGTCGCGCAAGGCCTGACGACGATCTCCGAAATCCTGCGCGTGACCGAGGCAAACGCCTAA
- the pilO gene encoding type 4a pilus biogenesis protein PilO — MRFGFRELVLMLILLAVPLSSYWLVFRPVNAEIELAKAEADLKRDRLSKLREETSRNADLEKENKDIAASIEAFEAKLPSKKELDAIIRQVSELATQQGLTSPTVKSLKAVKAAMYMEQPLELALQGNFRSFHDFVHKLEQLPRITKIPDFKLKRATDKNGDMQATFTLSIYYVDEGAKSQ, encoded by the coding sequence ATGCGATTCGGATTTCGCGAACTGGTGCTGATGCTCATCCTGCTCGCGGTTCCTCTGTCGAGCTACTGGCTGGTCTTTCGGCCGGTGAACGCGGAGATCGAGCTCGCCAAAGCCGAAGCGGACCTGAAGCGCGATCGGCTCTCGAAACTGCGCGAAGAAACCTCCCGCAACGCCGACCTCGAAAAGGAAAACAAGGACATCGCCGCCAGCATCGAGGCGTTCGAAGCGAAACTGCCGAGCAAGAAGGAGCTCGACGCGATCATCCGGCAGGTCTCGGAACTCGCGACGCAGCAGGGCCTCACTTCGCCGACGGTCAAGAGCCTGAAGGCGGTGAAGGCGGCGATGTACATGGAGCAGCCGCTCGAGCTCGCACTCCAGGGAAATTTCCGTTCGTTCCACGATTTCGTCCACAAGCTCGAGCAGCTCCCGCGAATCACCAAAATTCCGGACTTCAAGCTCAAGCGCGCGACCGACAAGAACGGCGATATGCAGGCCACATTCACACTCAGCATCTACTACGTTGACGAAGGGGCAAAGTCACAATGA
- a CDS encoding PilN domain-containing protein, whose product MNPFLRQNNEAPAGTSFLPEDYVERQSSARANAMALSLFAIVMVGVIAAFFVTTRRWETVRAEQSKINELYAQEAKKIEQLKALESQRSQMLDKAEITTALTERIPRSVLLEQIVNRCPDDSLAFAELELKSKRIEPPKELPKSAAGAKPAVKSLTDTKDPKDEKKDPVRAPKFEYTLTINGLAQRNTDVTDFLSRLGDCNLLDRPDLPFIDTVKIDQTTFRKFQITAGLNSNADARIGLPVASAEKQAPAKATAGADVKHND is encoded by the coding sequence ATGAACCCGTTCTTGCGACAGAACAACGAGGCGCCGGCCGGAACGAGCTTCCTCCCGGAGGACTATGTCGAGCGGCAGAGCTCGGCGCGCGCCAACGCGATGGCGCTCTCGCTCTTCGCGATCGTCATGGTCGGAGTGATCGCCGCGTTCTTCGTGACCACGCGCCGGTGGGAGACCGTGCGCGCCGAGCAGAGCAAGATCAACGAGCTCTACGCGCAGGAAGCAAAGAAGATCGAGCAGCTCAAGGCCCTCGAATCGCAGCGCTCGCAGATGCTCGACAAGGCCGAGATCACGACCGCGCTCACGGAACGGATCCCGCGAAGCGTGCTCCTCGAGCAGATTGTCAACCGCTGCCCCGACGATTCTCTCGCCTTCGCCGAGCTGGAACTCAAGAGCAAGCGGATCGAACCGCCGAAAGAACTCCCCAAGTCCGCAGCGGGCGCCAAGCCGGCGGTCAAATCGCTCACCGATACCAAGGACCCCAAGGACGAGAAGAAGGACCCCGTTCGGGCTCCGAAGTTCGAATACACGCTCACGATCAACGGCCTTGCGCAGCGCAACACCGACGTCACGGACTTCCTGTCCAGGCTCGGCGACTGCAATCTGCTCGATCGCCCCGACCTGCCCTTCATCGACACGGTGAAGATCGACCAGACGACGTTCCGCAAATTCCAGATCACCGCCGGGCTCAACTCGAATGCCGACGCCCGGATCGGCTTGCCAGTGGCGAGCGCGGAGAAGCAGGCGCCCGCAAAAGCGACGGCCGGTGCCGACGTGAAGCACAACGACTGA
- the pilM gene encoding pilus assembly protein PilM has product MSLELLRKLNSVGLMKQLSPAIGVDFGVDSLKLIQVQPGPVPTLIAAAMVETPDEIGDDHAKRLDFQLSQMPRLIKKGGFRGKRVVCSLPSWQLFCKHLQVQRIDGVPMHQVVGAAVGQQIGCDPGALVLRHREVSAAGGKAEVIVNAAARSAVRHMVEAMRKSGLEPVGMHSEFAAAMKAFEIAGGGEQDGVALYLDFGAHTTKAMIAHGKTIVFERIIEVGGRQLDRAVASQLKCAMTEARRTRLSLDRMMPEGQSSEGMALLKGAGSDEQSNEVNLREPLEILADEIRMGLRYHDGLFPGKRVDQAVFLGGESRQQAFSRAMAMGLGMNTKLADPLAKVARTGSEPSQGVDLKQPQPGFGVAVGLCHCPADL; this is encoded by the coding sequence ATGTCGCTCGAACTGCTACGAAAACTCAATTCCGTCGGGCTCATGAAGCAGCTGTCGCCTGCCATCGGCGTCGATTTCGGCGTCGACTCGCTGAAACTGATCCAGGTCCAGCCCGGCCCGGTTCCCACGCTCATTGCCGCTGCGATGGTCGAAACGCCCGACGAAATCGGCGACGATCACGCAAAGCGCCTCGACTTTCAGTTGTCGCAAATGCCGCGGCTCATCAAGAAAGGCGGCTTCCGGGGCAAGCGGGTGGTCTGTTCGCTCCCGAGTTGGCAACTCTTCTGCAAACACTTGCAGGTACAGCGCATCGACGGAGTCCCGATGCATCAGGTCGTCGGCGCCGCGGTCGGACAGCAGATCGGCTGCGATCCCGGCGCGCTGGTGCTGCGCCATCGCGAAGTGAGCGCCGCCGGTGGCAAGGCCGAGGTCATCGTGAATGCCGCGGCGCGTTCCGCCGTTCGACACATGGTGGAGGCGATGCGCAAGAGCGGGCTCGAACCCGTCGGCATGCACAGCGAATTTGCCGCGGCCATGAAAGCGTTCGAAATCGCGGGCGGCGGCGAGCAGGACGGCGTGGCCCTTTATCTCGATTTCGGTGCGCACACGACCAAGGCGATGATCGCACACGGAAAGACGATCGTCTTCGAGCGCATCATCGAGGTCGGCGGGCGCCAGCTCGATCGGGCGGTCGCGAGCCAGCTCAAGTGCGCGATGACCGAAGCGCGTCGGACCCGGCTTTCGCTCGATCGCATGATGCCGGAAGGGCAGTCGTCGGAAGGGATGGCCCTGCTCAAGGGCGCCGGTTCCGATGAGCAATCAAACGAAGTCAACCTAAGGGAGCCGCTCGAGATTCTGGCGGATGAAATCCGCATGGGGCTGCGCTATCACGACGGACTCTTTCCCGGTAAACGAGTGGATCAGGCTGTTTTTCTCGGCGGCGAGAGCCGGCAGCAGGCTTTCAGCCGTGCCATGGCGATGGGCCTGGGCATGAACACCAAACTCGCGGACCCGCTCGCCAAGGTGGCGCGAACGGGTTCGGAACCAAGCCAGGGTGTGGATCTCAAGCAGCCGCAGCCGGGTTTCGGAGTCGCCGTCGGACTTTGCCACTGCCCCGCCGACCTCTAG
- the mqnB gene encoding futalosine hydrolase, producing the protein MVAAAVEARAIHAGFRCAAPIPDHWERSRLHERFELLLCGVGKSNAAGAAARAIALDAPSRVLNLGICGALPHPQPLQIRESVLASRCVLADEGIATDGLWLPLAKAGFPSAIDGDAISTSDSFNHSLTPFADRVGAIATVSTCSGNDERAREIFGRCAPDGLAEAMEGAAIGIAAQRSGIPFAELRVVSNRAGHRDSQGWDLKGALARLEAIAAGLARQES; encoded by the coding sequence GTGGTGGCTGCGGCAGTCGAAGCGCGCGCCATTCACGCCGGATTCCGCTGTGCAGCGCCGATCCCGGATCATTGGGAGCGATCGCGGCTTCACGAGAGATTCGAGTTGTTGTTGTGCGGCGTGGGCAAGTCCAATGCCGCAGGTGCCGCGGCACGCGCGATCGCCTTGGATGCGCCGTCGCGAGTCTTGAATCTCGGGATTTGCGGCGCGCTTCCGCACCCCCAGCCGCTACAGATCCGTGAATCCGTTCTGGCCTCGCGCTGCGTCCTCGCGGATGAAGGAATTGCGACAGATGGCCTCTGGTTGCCGCTGGCAAAGGCCGGATTTCCAAGCGCCATCGACGGCGACGCGATTTCAACTTCGGATTCTTTCAACCATTCACTCACCCCGTTCGCGGATCGTGTTGGCGCGATCGCGACCGTCTCGACTTGTTCTGGAAACGACGAACGCGCACGGGAAATCTTCGGGCGTTGCGCGCCCGATGGGCTTGCCGAAGCGATGGAGGGCGCGGCGATCGGAATCGCGGCGCAACGCAGCGGAATTCCCTTCGCCGAATTGCGGGTCGTGAGCAACCGGGCGGGTCATCGCGATTCGCAAGGCTGGGATTTGAAGGGCGCGCTCGCCCGCCTGGAAGCGATCGCGGCAGGATTGGCCCGGCAAGAGAGCTGA
- a CDS encoding HlyD family efflux transporter periplasmic adaptor subunit, with amino-acid sequence MVKSKPKKRVLVTGVIVVLAAGTTWAIFANGRLTGEAANPGALSTSDTAEISKISFDITTLATGELEAKKQIEIRSRVEQQAVIQEIIPEGTRVKEGDVLVRLNSDRILTAIDEQLLQIETSKSELVAAENGYNIQVNENANNLRNAELKVTLAKLSLEQWLEGEVKTKREGNRLALSQSKLELDRLAEKLIRSQKLQEQGFLSKDELDRDELDYIKAQSAWIKSQLDDKVYEDYQFPKDQKQKQGDLEQANSELVKVKMNAEIDLASKAAQRNNKRTQLTIRENSLNKWRQQLEACTVKAPSGGLVVYATSMSRNRWNNEGPLQIGRQVYPNELLVVLPDTSEMVASVQVHESLAGDIKPGMPATVKVDAANGRIFQGMVDSIGVLAESGGWRDPDRREYTVKIKIERDEDISLLKPSMRCEARLTMGRVEDSIGIPVQGVFTSGPVRYVYASKAGRYERVPIKLGKRSDTFAQILAGIDVGRTILLRDPAPAEVLSGAWEKASLELAGYTLDEKGIPVVKDSPAPKAAITQSGKPAPKPIADGSSPGSAVKPAEASVALKSSEAKPESKQADASAPAK; translated from the coding sequence ATGGTCAAATCAAAGCCAAAGAAAAGGGTCTTGGTGACGGGAGTGATCGTGGTGCTCGCGGCGGGGACGACTTGGGCAATCTTTGCGAATGGGCGTCTGACGGGCGAAGCCGCAAATCCCGGTGCTCTATCGACATCGGATACGGCCGAGATTTCGAAGATCAGCTTCGATATCACAACGCTCGCCACCGGGGAACTCGAGGCCAAGAAGCAGATCGAGATCCGATCACGGGTCGAGCAACAGGCCGTGATCCAGGAAATCATCCCGGAGGGGACGCGCGTCAAGGAAGGCGACGTGCTCGTGCGTCTTAACTCGGATCGGATTCTGACCGCGATCGATGAGCAGCTTCTCCAGATCGAGACCTCCAAAAGCGAGTTGGTCGCGGCGGAGAACGGGTACAACATCCAGGTCAATGAAAACGCCAACAACCTGCGCAACGCCGAGTTGAAGGTCACGCTCGCGAAGCTTTCGCTGGAGCAGTGGCTGGAGGGCGAGGTGAAGACCAAACGCGAGGGCAATCGGCTCGCGCTGTCGCAGTCCAAGCTGGAGCTTGATCGCCTCGCCGAAAAGCTGATCCGCTCGCAGAAGCTTCAGGAACAGGGATTCCTTTCCAAGGATGAACTGGATCGCGACGAGCTCGACTACATCAAGGCGCAGAGTGCGTGGATCAAATCGCAGCTCGACGACAAGGTGTACGAGGATTACCAGTTTCCCAAGGACCAGAAGCAGAAACAGGGCGATCTCGAGCAGGCCAACAGCGAGCTCGTCAAGGTCAAGATGAACGCCGAGATCGACCTTGCGAGCAAGGCGGCGCAGCGGAACAACAAGCGCACGCAACTGACGATCCGGGAAAACTCGCTCAACAAGTGGCGCCAGCAGCTCGAGGCGTGCACCGTCAAAGCGCCGTCCGGCGGGCTGGTCGTTTACGCGACGAGCATGAGCCGCAACCGGTGGAACAACGAGGGTCCGCTTCAGATCGGGAGGCAGGTCTATCCGAACGAGCTGCTCGTCGTCCTCCCGGACACAAGCGAGATGGTGGCATCCGTTCAGGTGCACGAGAGCCTGGCAGGCGATATCAAGCCGGGGATGCCCGCAACGGTCAAGGTTGACGCGGCGAACGGACGAATCTTCCAGGGCATGGTTGATTCGATCGGCGTGCTGGCGGAATCTGGCGGATGGCGCGATCCCGACCGCCGCGAATACACGGTCAAAATCAAGATCGAACGCGACGAGGATATTTCACTCCTCAAGCCGTCGATGCGCTGCGAGGCCCGGCTCACCATGGGCAGGGTGGAGGACTCGATCGGGATTCCGGTGCAGGGCGTCTTCACGAGCGGTCCCGTGCGATACGTGTACGCCAGCAAGGCGGGCCGATACGAACGTGTGCCCATCAAACTCGGAAAGCGCTCGGACACGTTCGCGCAGATCCTCGCGGGCATCGACGTCGGGCGCACAATCCTGCTCCGCGATCCGGCGCCGGCGGAGGTGCTTTCGGGCGCCTGGGAAAAGGCAAGCCTTGAACTCGCGGGCTATACGCTCGATGAAAAGGGCATCCCGGTTGTCAAAGACTCACCAGCTCCAAAGGCCGCGATCACGCAGAGCGGCAAGCCGGCGCCGAAGCCAATCGCCGACGGCTCCTCGCCCGGCAGCGCCGTCAAGCCCGCCGAAGCCTCCGTCGCTCTGAAATCATCGGAAGCCAAGCCCGAAAGCAAGCAGGCGGACGCGTCGGCTCCCGCGAAATAG
- a CDS encoding HD domain-containing protein, which yields MLIGIGRRNRAAQLPALLDRASDRADGGGGVFMLRVTIYQARDGMIVAMPVLHPRRPEVVLLRPGAVLDPHTIAKMREIGLHEVWVKYPRLDRLSEYFSAGVVQACAAVTGQIRTALDSAMRDAHARLDYAAYRRAVSGLLEKFCERPKAAMFVGELGDGASPALRHASSVCMLSVLMGIKLDFYLIQERIRLAAHSAKDVSNLGVGAMLHDIGMVRLDPAVRERWEATRDESDPEFREHVQIGFEMVRDQIEPSAAAVVLHHHQAFDGTGFPVRKEEDEKPPKGQEIHVFARIVAAADRFVRLQRTGSANGTAIPTVRALKLIQEPAIADKIDPVVLKALFNVVPAYAPGTIVTLSSGHECVVTHWSHENPCRPVVETLVPPGRDDEPEAFDLRLRSDISVVRAEGHAVAEDNFAPMNAHAYDLLHGAMGKENRTLELLKQRKAS from the coding sequence TTGCTTATCGGAATCGGCCGGCGCAATCGCGCAGCGCAGCTCCCGGCGCTGCTGGACCGGGCATCCGATCGGGCCGATGGGGGTGGGGGTGTTTTCATGCTCAGAGTGACGATCTACCAGGCCCGGGACGGCATGATCGTGGCGATGCCGGTGCTCCATCCGCGCCGCCCCGAGGTTGTGTTGCTGCGCCCCGGGGCCGTGCTCGATCCGCACACGATCGCGAAAATGCGGGAAATCGGGCTTCACGAAGTCTGGGTGAAATATCCGCGGCTCGATCGGCTGAGCGAGTATTTCTCCGCCGGTGTCGTGCAGGCGTGCGCCGCGGTGACGGGACAGATCCGGACCGCGCTCGACAGCGCCATGCGTGACGCACACGCCCGGCTCGACTACGCCGCGTACCGGCGGGCGGTGTCGGGCTTGCTGGAAAAATTCTGCGAGCGTCCCAAGGCCGCGATGTTCGTCGGAGAACTGGGAGATGGCGCATCCCCGGCGCTGCGCCACGCGAGCAGCGTCTGCATGCTCAGCGTGCTCATGGGCATCAAGCTCGATTTCTATTTGATCCAGGAACGCATCCGCCTGGCGGCGCACAGCGCAAAGGACGTTTCGAACCTCGGCGTCGGAGCGATGCTGCACGACATCGGGATGGTGCGGCTCGATCCGGCAGTGCGGGAGCGCTGGGAAGCGACGCGTGATGAGTCCGACCCGGAGTTCCGCGAGCACGTTCAGATCGGGTTTGAAATGGTCCGCGATCAGATCGAACCTTCCGCCGCGGCGGTGGTGTTGCATCATCACCAGGCGTTCGATGGAACGGGCTTTCCGGTGAGGAAGGAAGAAGACGAGAAACCTCCCAAGGGTCAGGAGATCCACGTCTTCGCACGGATCGTCGCGGCGGCGGACCGCTTCGTACGGCTCCAGCGGACCGGCAGCGCGAACGGGACGGCGATCCCCACGGTCCGGGCGCTCAAGCTGATTCAGGAACCCGCGATCGCGGACAAGATCGATCCGGTCGTGCTCAAGGCGCTCTTCAATGTCGTCCCCGCATACGCGCCCGGCACGATCGTGACGCTCTCGAGCGGGCACGAGTGCGTGGTGACGCATTGGTCGCACGAGAATCCGTGCCGCCCGGTCGTCGAAACGCTGGTGCCGCCGGGCCGCGATGACGAGCCCGAGGCGTTCGATCTCAGGTTGCGGTCGGACATCTCCGTGGTGCGGGCGGAAGGACACGCGGTGGCGGAAGACAATTTCGCTCCCATGAACGCCCATGCGTACGACCTGCTGCATGGCGCGATGGGAAAAGAGAACCGCACGCTCGAACTGCTGAAACAACGCAAGGCTTCTTAG
- a CDS encoding insulinase family protein, whose amino-acid sequence MSIHVSTLRCGMTLLVEPNPAVRSLSLSWLLPGGFAEDPSARMGRAAMWAEMLMRGTQALDSRSHADAVDRLGASRNVDNGSYFLRLSSILLGERLHATLPLLTDMVLRPRFDQNAVEPARDLALQAIAALADDPQQRAVLAARERHYRSPLNRSGLGTESGLTSITHDELAKGWIEAQSPARSIFCAAGAVDPAELAQQLDELLGDWSGTSPEPVVDGVPVRGYGHEIDATNQMQIVLVYDAPTESSSDSLLEKIVVNVLSGGMSGRLFTEVREKRGLCYSVSAGYRGDRDTGGVVAYVGSKPERAQESLDVLIAELRKILTKEGAVTADEFERARTGMKSRLVFAGESSAARAAAIGSDYFRLGRCRTLAELSREVDAVTLEQVNEYLSRRQLGPMTIQTVGPAPLQPQF is encoded by the coding sequence ATGTCGATCCACGTTTCCACATTGCGGTGCGGTATGACCTTGCTCGTCGAACCGAACCCCGCCGTTCGCTCTCTCTCGCTTTCATGGCTCCTGCCCGGCGGATTCGCGGAAGACCCCTCGGCGCGCATGGGACGTGCCGCGATGTGGGCCGAAATGCTGATGCGCGGCACGCAGGCGCTCGATTCCAGGTCTCACGCGGATGCGGTGGACCGGCTTGGCGCTTCGAGGAACGTGGATAACGGGTCGTACTTCCTTCGCCTGAGCTCGATCCTGCTGGGAGAGCGCCTGCACGCCACACTGCCGCTGCTGACCGACATGGTTCTGCGTCCCAGGTTCGATCAGAACGCCGTGGAGCCCGCACGCGACCTGGCACTCCAGGCGATCGCGGCGCTCGCGGACGATCCGCAGCAGCGGGCCGTGCTCGCGGCCCGCGAGCGACACTATCGCTCACCGTTGAATCGTTCGGGGCTCGGAACCGAATCCGGCCTGACTTCGATTACACACGATGAACTCGCGAAGGGATGGATCGAGGCGCAGAGCCCGGCGCGCTCGATCTTTTGCGCGGCCGGCGCGGTCGATCCGGCCGAACTCGCTCAGCAACTCGATGAGTTGCTTGGCGACTGGAGCGGCACGAGCCCCGAACCCGTCGTCGACGGAGTTCCGGTTCGCGGTTACGGCCACGAGATCGACGCCACGAACCAGATGCAGATCGTGCTCGTTTACGACGCGCCGACCGAATCCTCCTCCGATTCGCTGCTCGAGAAGATCGTGGTCAACGTTCTCTCCGGCGGCATGTCGGGGCGGCTCTTCACCGAAGTGCGCGAGAAACGCGGGCTCTGCTACAGCGTCAGCGCCGGGTACAGAGGCGACCGAGACACGGGAGGCGTCGTCGCGTACGTCGGAAGCAAGCCGGAACGCGCCCAGGAAAGCCTCGATGTGCTGATCGCCGAACTCCGAAAGATCCTGACGAAAGAGGGCGCCGTCACCGCCGACGAGTTTGAACGCGCGCGGACGGGAATGAAGAGCCGGCTCGTGTTTGCGGGTGAATCCTCCGCCGCACGTGCAGCCGCGATCGGCTCCGACTACTTCCGCCTCGGGCGCTGCCGCACGCTCGCGGAACTCTCTCGCGAGGTTGATGCCGTGACGCTCGAACAGGTCAACGAGTATCTCTCGAGGCGCCAACTCGGGCCGATGACGATCCAGACCGTTGGTCCCGCGCCGCTGCAACCTCAATTCTGA